A window of Thermosynechococcus sp. NK55a contains these coding sequences:
- the topA gene encoding type I DNA topoisomerase, whose amino-acid sequence MSTLVIVESPTKARTIRKFLPPDYRVEASMGHVRDLPRSAADVPPEFRGEEWATLGVNVAAGFEPLYIVPKEKQKVVKELKTALKTADELLLATDEDREGESISWHLLQLLEPKVPVRRMVFHEITEEAIQEALRNCRDVNQQLVRAQETRRILDRLVGYTLSPLLWRKIAPHLSAGRVQSVAVRLLVQRERERLAFRKGQFWDLKATLDQRGALFPARLVSVGGQRLATGHDFDPTTGQLRNPDAVLLLDEAAANALRDRLLTETWTVTEQEERQQTRKPAPPFTTSTLQQEANRKLHLSARDTMRIAQKLYEEGYITYMRTDSVHLSDQAIAAARSCVEAMYGKAFLSPQPRQYTTKTKGAQEAHEAIRPAGSQFRTPQETGLQDRELELYELIWKRTVASQMADAHITLLTVSITAGDALFRAHGKRIDFPGFFRAYVEGSDDPEAALESQEVILPPLQVGEILRCHALESVGHETQPPPRYTEASLVKALEQAGIGRPSTYATILSTIQDREYAIRRGNALEPTFTAFAVTALLEKYFPDLVDINFTARMEQTLDDISTGEVEWQPYLESFYLGENGLEQQVKERERTIEATEARAIALPELNAEVVVGRFGPFVVYQNGNGSEPIKASLPQDATPGSLTREQVEQLIRQKLEGPDKLGLHPETGEPIFLLTGRFGPYVQLGEATEANPKPKRASLPKGVSPDEVTLDLAITLLSLPRTLGVHPETGKLIQANQGRFGPYIVHDPEGEKDYRSLKGEDDVYTITLERALELLATPKSSRARAKKQVLAVLGTHPEDGEPVQILDGPYGPYVNHGKVNASLPEGVTPETMTLEQALLLLAEKAPKKTRRSATTTAPKPKSTTKRTSKKTVAQTAKTSRRKSTET is encoded by the coding sequence ATGTCCACCCTTGTCATCGTTGAATCCCCAACAAAAGCCCGTACCATTCGCAAATTTCTGCCGCCGGACTATCGCGTTGAAGCCTCAATGGGTCATGTCCGTGATCTGCCCCGCAGTGCTGCTGATGTGCCCCCCGAATTCAGGGGGGAAGAGTGGGCAACCCTAGGGGTGAATGTCGCTGCTGGCTTTGAACCCCTCTACATTGTTCCTAAAGAGAAACAAAAAGTTGTCAAAGAATTAAAAACTGCCCTCAAAACCGCTGATGAACTCCTGCTCGCGACCGATGAAGACCGCGAAGGAGAAAGCATTAGTTGGCACCTGCTGCAACTGTTGGAGCCAAAGGTGCCGGTGCGGCGGATGGTCTTCCATGAAATTACCGAGGAAGCAATCCAAGAAGCACTACGCAATTGCCGCGATGTCAATCAACAACTGGTGCGTGCTCAAGAAACGCGGCGTATCCTCGATCGCTTGGTGGGCTATACCCTGTCGCCCCTGCTGTGGCGGAAAATTGCCCCCCATCTGTCAGCGGGGCGGGTGCAGTCAGTTGCAGTGCGCCTATTGGTTCAACGGGAGCGAGAACGGTTGGCCTTCCGTAAGGGGCAATTTTGGGATCTCAAGGCCACCTTAGATCAAAGGGGAGCCCTTTTTCCAGCGCGTTTGGTGAGTGTTGGCGGTCAACGCTTGGCCACGGGCCATGATTTTGATCCCACTACAGGACAGCTACGTAACCCTGATGCTGTCTTGCTCTTGGATGAGGCGGCTGCCAACGCTCTGCGCGATCGCCTGCTAACGGAAACCTGGACGGTTACCGAACAAGAGGAGCGCCAACAAACCCGCAAACCGGCTCCCCCCTTTACCACCTCAACCCTGCAACAGGAGGCTAACCGCAAACTGCACCTCTCGGCGCGGGATACGATGCGCATTGCCCAAAAGCTCTACGAAGAGGGCTACATCACCTATATGCGTACGGACTCGGTGCATCTGTCGGATCAGGCGATCGCCGCCGCCCGCAGTTGTGTGGAAGCCATGTATGGCAAAGCCTTTTTGTCGCCCCAGCCACGTCAATACACCACCAAAACCAAGGGGGCCCAAGAAGCCCACGAAGCGATTCGCCCTGCAGGTAGCCAGTTTCGCACTCCCCAAGAAACCGGCCTTCAAGATCGGGAACTGGAACTCTACGAACTGATCTGGAAGCGCACGGTGGCCTCCCAGATGGCTGATGCCCATATCACTCTGCTAACGGTCTCGATTACGGCTGGGGATGCCCTCTTCCGTGCCCACGGTAAACGCATTGATTTTCCAGGATTTTTCCGGGCCTATGTGGAAGGTTCCGATGATCCCGAGGCCGCCCTCGAAAGCCAAGAGGTGATCCTGCCCCCCCTGCAAGTCGGAGAGATTCTCCGCTGTCACGCCCTGGAAAGTGTGGGTCACGAGACCCAGCCGCCGCCGCGCTACACGGAAGCAAGCTTGGTCAAAGCCCTCGAGCAAGCAGGCATTGGTCGTCCCAGCACCTATGCCACGATCCTCAGTACCATCCAAGACCGCGAGTATGCCATTCGGCGAGGCAATGCCCTGGAACCCACCTTTACGGCCTTTGCGGTGACGGCGCTGCTAGAGAAATACTTCCCCGACTTGGTGGATATTAACTTCACGGCGCGGATGGAGCAAACCCTGGATGATATTTCCACAGGGGAGGTGGAGTGGCAGCCCTACCTTGAATCCTTCTATCTGGGTGAAAATGGCCTTGAGCAGCAGGTTAAAGAGCGGGAGCGGACGATTGAGGCGACTGAAGCGCGGGCGATCGCCCTGCCAGAACTGAATGCTGAAGTGGTGGTGGGTCGCTTTGGTCCTTTTGTGGTCTATCAAAATGGCAATGGTAGTGAACCCATTAAGGCCTCCTTGCCCCAAGACGCCACCCCGGGTAGCCTCACCCGTGAACAGGTGGAGCAATTAATTCGCCAAAAACTAGAGGGTCCCGACAAGCTGGGCCTGCATCCTGAAACCGGCGAACCGATCTTTCTGCTGACGGGGCGCTTTGGTCCCTATGTGCAGTTGGGAGAAGCCACAGAGGCCAATCCAAAACCCAAACGAGCTTCCCTACCCAAGGGCGTCAGTCCCGATGAAGTCACCCTAGACTTGGCAATTACCCTGTTGTCGCTGCCGCGGACATTGGGGGTTCATCCTGAAACCGGTAAACTCATTCAAGCCAATCAAGGTCGCTTTGGCCCCTACATTGTCCACGATCCCGAGGGTGAAAAAGACTATCGTTCCCTCAAGGGGGAAGATGATGTGTACACGATTACCCTAGAGCGTGCCCTAGAGCTGCTGGCAACACCCAAATCGAGTCGCGCTCGGGCCAAAAAACAGGTGCTCGCGGTGTTGGGGACTCACCCGGAGGATGGGGAACCGGTACAGATCTTGGACGGCCCCTATGGCCCCTATGTCAACCACGGTAAGGTGAATGCCTCCCTGCCGGAGGGGGTGACACCAGAGACAATGACCCTTGAGCAAGCCCTGCTCCTGTTGGCGGAAAAAGCACCAAAGAAAACCCGCCGCAGCGCAACAACTACTGCCCCCAAACCCAAATCAACAACCAAAAGAACCAGTAAAAAGACGGTTGCCCAGACCGCAAAAACTAGCCGCCGTAAGTCAACGGAAACCTAG
- a CDS encoding inorganic diphosphatase, translating to MDLSHIPAQPKPGVVNVLVEIAGGSRNKYEFDKEMNVFALDRVLYSAVVYPYDYGFIPNTLAEDGDPLDGLVMMDEPTFPGCVIAARPIGMLEMIDSGDRDEKILCVPVGDPRYAEVKSLKDIAPHRLEEIAEFFRTYKNLQKKVTEILGWQDVDAVQPLVEKCIKAYKG from the coding sequence ATTGACCTAAGCCACATTCCTGCTCAACCCAAGCCGGGCGTTGTCAATGTTTTGGTGGAAATTGCTGGCGGCAGCCGCAATAAATATGAGTTTGACAAGGAAATGAACGTCTTTGCCCTCGATCGCGTCCTCTACTCGGCGGTGGTTTACCCGTATGATTACGGCTTTATTCCCAATACTTTAGCCGAGGATGGTGATCCCCTCGACGGGTTGGTGATGATGGATGAGCCAACGTTTCCGGGGTGTGTGATTGCTGCCCGTCCCATTGGCATGCTGGAGATGATTGACAGTGGCGATCGCGACGAGAAAATTCTCTGTGTGCCTGTTGGTGATCCTCGCTATGCTGAGGTGAAATCCCTCAAGGATATTGCTCCCCACCGTCTCGAAGAAATCGCCGAGTTCTTCCGCACGTACAAAAATCTGCAAAAGAAAGTCACTGAAATTCTTGGCTGGCAGGATGTGGATGCGGTGCAACCCCTTGTCGAAAAATGCATCAAAGCCTACAAGGGCTAG
- a CDS encoding BPTD_3080 family restriction endonuclease, whose protein sequence is MTSKTTIDRLIVNSPYEEPSRYWRYDRETRTFDLVEGRRPAGYVMATPGAKSFDDPGIFVEIPLVNQIRPRVKAWREAGYPGVTSITKRLLEHWRDPEEFDTRRFFFCQLEAVETLIWLTEAPAAERVGIEIPGDGGDFVRQCCKMATGTGKTVVMAMVIAWQILNKVANPQDARFSKNVLVIAPGLTVKKRLEVLLPAAEGNYYEAFDIVPSALLDKLRQGKVLVRNWHALAWESEEQLKKRKSVDKRGAKSDEAYTREVLGEMANARNILVINDEAHHAWRVNSEAEGKYLRQRDLKDSAEEATVWIGGLDRLHRSRGILKCYDFSATPFTPSGKKSSEEALFGWIVSDFGLNDAIESGLVKTPRVVVRDDAVPDAKTYKSRLYHIYNDPDVKDDLNRKAEPHEPLPDLVLNAYYLLGYDWRETWKAWRKAGLATPPVMITVCNRTETAARVKHAFDSRRIHIDELCDPDRILHIDSKVLDEAEAQEEPAAPVEVSEETNNAEEKDVPVEHKLTKAEQAELLRQTVDTVGKAGQPGEKIQNVISVGMLSEGWDAKTVTHIMGLRAFTSQLLCEQVVGRGLRRTSYEVNAQTGLFEPEYVNIFGVPFTFLPHESTESGPPPPSLPKTLVQVDPAKAAYEIRWPNIVRIEHVLQPILSVDWSHLPPLELDAAQTAQVAELAPVLEGKPDVTKIDRIELERLAGEFRTQRIIFETARSVFDQMQVAWKGSRDVLLAQLVRIVEQFIRSDRIVISPPLFYQDELRRRLIITLNMSRVVQHVVAAVRQKNTERLTPVFDRDHPIRSTGEMRTWYTGKPCARTRKSHINVCVYDSTWEASDAFVLDESDLVAAWVKNDHLGFEVLYVYRGVVRKYRPDFLVRLTNGDHLILETKGQDTEQDKAKRDYLDEWVQAVNTHGGFGVWRWDVAQHPGKIRDVLLQGQEARTGG, encoded by the coding sequence ATGACAAGCAAGACCACCATCGACCGCCTGATCGTCAACTCGCCCTACGAGGAGCCGAGTCGATATTGGCGCTACGACCGGGAAACGCGCACCTTCGATTTGGTCGAAGGGCGTCGTCCAGCCGGCTACGTCATGGCAACGCCGGGAGCCAAGTCTTTCGACGATCCCGGGATCTTCGTGGAAATCCCTCTGGTCAATCAGATCCGCCCCCGCGTCAAGGCCTGGCGCGAGGCGGGCTACCCGGGCGTGACCAGCATCACCAAGCGGCTGCTCGAACACTGGCGCGATCCGGAGGAGTTCGACACACGCCGCTTTTTCTTCTGCCAGTTGGAGGCGGTGGAAACGCTCATCTGGCTCACTGAAGCGCCCGCCGCCGAGCGCGTGGGGATCGAGATTCCTGGCGACGGCGGCGACTTTGTTCGCCAGTGTTGCAAGATGGCAACCGGCACGGGCAAGACCGTCGTGATGGCGATGGTCATCGCCTGGCAGATTCTCAACAAGGTCGCCAACCCGCAGGACGCCCGTTTCTCGAAAAACGTCCTGGTCATCGCCCCCGGACTGACGGTCAAAAAGCGGCTCGAGGTGCTTCTCCCCGCCGCCGAGGGCAACTACTACGAAGCCTTCGACATCGTCCCTTCCGCCCTGCTCGACAAGCTGCGGCAGGGGAAGGTGCTCGTGCGCAACTGGCACGCCCTGGCCTGGGAGAGCGAAGAGCAACTGAAAAAACGCAAGAGCGTGGACAAGCGCGGCGCGAAGAGCGACGAGGCGTACACCCGCGAGGTGCTGGGCGAGATGGCGAATGCGCGGAACATCCTGGTCATCAACGACGAGGCCCACCACGCTTGGCGAGTGAACTCGGAAGCAGAAGGCAAGTACCTGCGCCAACGTGACCTCAAGGACAGCGCCGAAGAAGCTACCGTCTGGATTGGCGGGCTGGACCGCCTCCACCGTTCCCGTGGCATTCTGAAATGCTACGACTTTTCGGCCACACCCTTCACGCCCTCGGGCAAGAAAAGCAGCGAGGAGGCGCTGTTCGGCTGGATCGTCAGCGACTTTGGCTTGAACGATGCCATCGAATCGGGGCTGGTCAAGACCCCGCGCGTGGTGGTGCGCGACGATGCGGTTCCGGACGCCAAGACCTACAAGTCGCGCCTTTATCACATCTACAACGACCCGGATGTGAAGGATGATCTCAACCGCAAGGCTGAGCCACACGAACCATTGCCCGACCTGGTCCTGAACGCCTACTACCTGCTGGGCTACGACTGGCGTGAGACATGGAAAGCCTGGCGGAAAGCCGGCCTAGCAACCCCACCAGTGATGATCACCGTCTGCAATCGCACCGAGACCGCTGCCCGGGTCAAGCACGCCTTCGATTCGCGGCGCATCCACATCGACGAACTGTGCGATCCCGACCGCATCCTACACATCGACTCGAAGGTGCTGGATGAGGCGGAGGCCCAGGAGGAACCCGCCGCGCCGGTGGAAGTGTCGGAAGAGACCAATAATGCGGAAGAGAAGGACGTTCCGGTCGAACACAAGCTAACCAAGGCAGAGCAGGCCGAACTCCTGCGGCAGACCGTGGACACAGTGGGCAAGGCGGGGCAGCCGGGCGAGAAGATTCAAAACGTCATCTCCGTCGGCATGCTCTCCGAAGGTTGGGACGCCAAGACGGTCACGCACATCATGGGGCTTCGAGCATTCACCTCACAGCTTCTGTGCGAGCAGGTGGTGGGCCGCGGCTTGCGGCGCACGTCTTACGAAGTGAATGCGCAAACGGGACTGTTCGAGCCCGAGTACGTCAACATCTTCGGCGTGCCCTTCACCTTCCTGCCGCACGAAAGCACCGAAAGCGGTCCGCCCCCGCCGTCCCTTCCCAAGACGCTCGTTCAGGTGGATCCGGCCAAAGCTGCTTATGAAATCCGCTGGCCGAATATCGTGCGCATCGAACACGTGCTTCAGCCCATCCTTTCTGTGGATTGGTCGCATCTGCCTCCGCTGGAACTGGACGCGGCGCAGACCGCCCAGGTCGCCGAACTGGCGCCGGTGCTCGAAGGCAAGCCGGATGTGACAAAGATTGACCGCATCGAACTGGAGCGCCTGGCCGGAGAATTCCGCACCCAGCGCATCATCTTCGAGACAGCACGCAGTGTCTTTGATCAGATGCAGGTCGCCTGGAAAGGTAGCCGCGACGTGCTGCTGGCCCAGTTGGTGCGGATCGTCGAGCAGTTCATTCGCTCCGACCGCATCGTCATCTCGCCGCCGCTCTTCTACCAGGACGAATTACGGCGTCGGCTGATCATCACGCTGAACATGTCGCGGGTCGTGCAGCATGTCGTCGCGGCGGTGCGGCAGAAGAACACCGAGCGGTTGACGCCGGTCTTCGACCGCGATCATCCCATCCGCTCCACCGGCGAGATGCGTACCTGGTACACGGGCAAGCCCTGCGCGCGCACCAGGAAGTCGCACATCAACGTCTGCGTGTACGACAGCACTTGGGAGGCGTCCGATGCCTTTGTGCTCGACGAAAGCGACCTGGTGGCCGCCTGGGTCAAGAACGACCACCTGGGCTTCGAGGTGCTCTACGTCTATCGCGGCGTGGTGCGGAAGTACCGGCCCGATTTTCTCGTGCGGCTCACAAATGGGGACCATCTGATTCTGGAAACCAAGGGCCAGGATACGGAGCAGGATAAAGCCAAACGTGATTACCTGGACGAATGGGTGCAAGCGGTGAACACACACGGCGGGTTTGGAGTTTGGCGTTGGGACGTGGCACAACACCCTGGCAAGATTCGGGACGTGCTCCTGCAAGGCCAGGAGGCGAGAACAGGAGGCTAA
- a CDS encoding PIN domain-containing protein, producing the protein MKRTYIDANVLIAAFQGEENISRRALEVLDDPNRELVVSDFLRLEVLPKPRFHKRAEEVEFMNAVLENAAENVPCDPDVTEKAIELASTYDVAPMDALHAGAALAAKVDEFVTMEKPSKPICKIKGMNVVSLHV; encoded by the coding sequence ATGAAGCGGACGTACATTGATGCGAATGTCTTGATTGCCGCGTTTCAAGGCGAAGAGAATATCTCCCGCCGTGCCTTGGAAGTGTTGGACGATCCTAACCGCGAGTTGGTAGTCAGCGATTTTCTCCGACTGGAAGTACTGCCTAAGCCGAGATTTCATAAACGGGCCGAAGAAGTTGAGTTTATGAATGCTGTGCTCGAGAATGCAGCGGAAAATGTGCCTTGTGATCCCGATGTGACAGAGAAGGCGATAGAGCTTGCTTCCACCTACGATGTGGCACCGATGGACGCGCTTCATGCGGGGGCAGCGTTGGCGGCAAAAGTGGACGAGTTCGTAACAATGGAAAAGCCATCAAAGCCAATCTGCAAGATTAAGGGTATGAATGTTGTATCCCTTCACGTATAG
- a CDS encoding TIGR04255 family protein, which produces MANKIPNKIPKKLRKEPLLEAVWEIRFTGRKPSVAELLPGLVFQALPNKYPNIVRLPSADIPAPIVEHDPKLRYVPKIRLEGGNQAVQIGEHVVSLSCRRPYSGWKTFSKGIRTVITIIRDTGLIDRLERFSLKYIDLIELNQPPSLSCLNLEIKMGGYKIDTRPVQLRTEIKEGDIIHIIQIVSPAEASIPGEPGRLLGVLLDIDSIRTMKENESWPDVESHLDDVHLSSKKMFFGLLTPETIAKLEPEYEEGQS; this is translated from the coding sequence ATGGCCAACAAGATACCGAACAAGATACCGAAAAAATTACGCAAAGAACCTCTGCTAGAAGCAGTGTGGGAAATCCGATTTACGGGTAGAAAACCATCTGTGGCCGAATTGCTTCCTGGACTTGTGTTCCAGGCTTTACCGAATAAGTACCCTAACATTGTCCGCCTTCCCTCTGCGGATATTCCGGCGCCCATAGTAGAACATGATCCCAAGCTCAGATACGTTCCCAAGATTCGTTTGGAGGGTGGGAACCAGGCGGTTCAGATAGGGGAACATGTCGTCTCTCTAAGCTGTCGCCGACCATATTCGGGATGGAAGACGTTCTCCAAAGGTATACGGACAGTAATCACAATTATCCGCGATACCGGGTTGATTGATCGGCTGGAGCGTTTCTCCTTGAAATACATTGATCTAATTGAGTTGAATCAGCCACCGAGTCTCAGTTGTCTGAATCTCGAAATCAAAATGGGGGGATATAAGATCGATACCCGACCGGTCCAACTCCGCACAGAGATCAAAGAAGGCGACATAATTCATATCATCCAGATCGTATCGCCGGCGGAGGCGTCCATTCCAGGCGAGCCCGGAAGATTGCTCGGAGTTCTGTTGGATATAGATTCCATCAGGACCATGAAAGAAAATGAGTCTTGGCCTGATGTCGAAAGTCACCTCGACGATGTCCATTTGTCGTCGAAGAAAATGTTTTTCGGCCTATTGACACCGGAGACAATAGCCAAGCTTGAACCTGAGTACGAGGAGGGGCAGTCATGA
- a CDS encoding site-specific DNA-methyltransferase, which translates to MPRKKQSSSRPIASYEHRDKERLNNPLVGLVTPETDPDAGQKKKRYAYDPHLDPQLVWAGKAEHTSFEVPTVSLHVHERIEPRTIIEAVRKDSGQWSVASGQLSLFEEERKEPLREAIEFYQHRHGWSNRLIAGDSLLVMNSLLEKEGMAGKVQMIYIDPPYGIKYGSNFQPFVNKRDVKDGKDEDLTAEPEQIRAFRDTWELGIHSYLTYLRDRLLLARELLTESGSIFVQISDENVHHVRELMDEVFGAGNFCAVIAFKKTVGQTSQLLAATYDFVLWYAKDRERVKFRPLYRPRTAAEDAAAYPYAERADGSYYRIKEGQIPAADHRIFGAGNTTSQTGSDTSRFDFDFEGKTYKPSGAGRGWTTSLVGLQRLASIGRLLGIGNTLVYKRYATDFPHVRITATWEDTVQSTFAVEKLYVVQTGTKVIERCLLMTTDPGDLVFDPTCGSGTTAYVAEKWGRRWITCDTSRVALTLARQRLMTAVFDYYELAHPEEGVGSGFKYKTVPHVTLKSIANNPEIDGIHARWAKRLEEFLVSSFEFLERERVQRHLEKAEFGLLEQYIRDAAKSDPQLDTKNSQLKTLLAQRRADIDAAIARHAPQETLYDQPFVDRKKVRVTGPFTVEAVPAPAVKSPEEILEDKPQPADTSIARSGETLRQAEWRDELLRTGIRGKAGQYIRFARLEPLPGCRWLHADGETRPSDEGADRVRETAPAYDPMRVVVSFGPEHAPLEQRQVAHAIEEAQTLVPKPKLIVFAAFQFDPEAAKDIDEMKPELAGMQFLKVQMNADLLTEDLKKKRASNESFWLIGQPDVEVRREKDGKYVVEVHGFDYYNTKTGQIESGGADKIAVWMLDTDYDGRSLYPRQVFFPMAGENEGWAKLARNLKAEIDAERIEAYRGTVSLPFEPGEHKRIAVKIVDDRGIESMKVMELS; encoded by the coding sequence ATGCCGCGCAAAAAACAGTCCTCCAGCCGCCCCATCGCATCCTACGAGCATCGCGACAAAGAGCGCCTGAACAACCCGCTGGTTGGACTCGTGACGCCAGAGACCGACCCGGACGCCGGGCAGAAGAAAAAGCGCTACGCCTACGACCCGCACCTGGACCCGCAACTGGTCTGGGCGGGCAAGGCCGAGCACACCTCCTTCGAAGTGCCGACGGTATCGCTGCACGTCCACGAGCGCATCGAGCCGCGCACCATCATCGAGGCGGTGCGGAAAGACAGTGGTCAGTGGTCAGTGGCTAGTGGCCAGTTATCACTGTTCGAGGAAGAGAGAAAAGAGCCACTGCGGGAGGCTATCGAGTTCTACCAGCACCGCCACGGCTGGTCGAACCGCCTGATCGCCGGCGATTCGCTGCTCGTGATGAACTCGCTGCTGGAAAAGGAGGGCATGGCGGGCAAAGTGCAGATGATTTACATTGACCCGCCCTACGGCATCAAGTACGGCTCCAACTTCCAGCCCTTCGTCAACAAGCGCGACGTGAAGGACGGCAAGGACGAAGACCTGACCGCCGAGCCGGAGCAGATCCGGGCGTTTCGCGACACCTGGGAACTGGGCATCCACTCCTACCTCACTTACTTACGCGACCGGCTGCTGCTGGCGCGGGAACTCCTCACCGAGAGCGGCAGCATCTTCGTGCAAATAAGCGACGAGAACGTGCATCACGTGCGGGAGTTGATGGATGAGGTGTTTGGGGCGGGGAATTTCTGCGCGGTCATCGCATTCAAGAAGACCGTGGGCCAAACCAGCCAGTTGCTTGCAGCCACATACGACTTCGTGCTGTGGTATGCGAAGGATAGAGAGCGTGTGAAGTTTCGGCCCCTTTACAGACCTCGAACCGCAGCGGAGGATGCTGCGGCTTATCCCTATGCCGAAAGAGCAGACGGCAGTTACTATCGAATCAAAGAAGGTCAAATACCTGCAGCCGACCACAGGATTTTCGGTGCTGGCAACACTACTTCACAAACAGGTAGCGATACTTCGAGATTTGACTTTGACTTCGAGGGCAAGACGTACAAGCCGAGCGGGGCAGGGCGCGGCTGGACAACAAGTCTAGTGGGTCTTCAGCGGCTTGCTAGCATCGGGAGGCTTCTTGGAATAGGAAATACGCTGGTTTACAAACGTTACGCGACGGATTTTCCACATGTTCGCATTACGGCGACGTGGGAAGATACTGTTCAAAGCACGTTTGCAGTCGAAAAGCTTTATGTCGTCCAGACAGGCACGAAGGTCATCGAACGCTGCCTCCTGATGACCACCGACCCGGGCGACCTGGTCTTCGATCCCACCTGCGGCAGCGGCACGACGGCCTATGTGGCCGAGAAGTGGGGTCGGCGCTGGATCACCTGCGACACCTCGCGCGTGGCGCTCACGCTCGCCCGCCAGCGGCTGATGACCGCCGTCTTCGATTACTACGAACTGGCGCATCCCGAAGAGGGCGTGGGCAGCGGCTTCAAATACAAGACCGTGCCGCACGTCACGCTCAAGTCCATCGCCAACAACCCGGAGATCGATGGCATCCACGCGCGCTGGGCGAAGAGGTTGGAGGAGTTTTTAGTTTCGAGTTTCGAGTTTTTAGAGAGAGAGCGGGTGCAGCGGCATTTGGAAAAGGCAGAGTTTGGCCTGCTGGAGCAATACATCCGCGACGCCGCCAAAAGCGATCCCCAACTGGACACTAAAAACTCACAACTCAAAACTCTGCTCGCCCAACGGCGAGCAGACATTGACGCCGCCATCGCCCGGCACGCCCCGCAGGAGACGCTCTACGACCAGCCCTTCGTTGACCGCAAGAAGGTGCGCGTGACCGGGCCGTTCACGGTGGAGGCGGTGCCCGCTCCGGCGGTGAAATCGCCGGAGGAGATTCTCGAAGACAAACCGCAACCCGCCGACACCTCCATCGCCCGTTCCGGCGAGACGCTGCGCCAGGCCGAATGGCGCGATGAACTCTTGCGCACCGGCATTCGCGGCAAGGCGGGGCAATACATCCGCTTCGCGCGGCTCGAACCCCTGCCCGGCTGCCGCTGGCTGCACGCGGATGGCGAGACGCGCCCGAGCGACGAGGGGGCCGACCGAGTCCGCGAGACGGCGCCCGCCTACGACCCGATGCGCGTGGTGGTCTCTTTCGGTCCCGAGCACGCACCGCTGGAACAGCGCCAGGTGGCGCACGCCATCGAGGAGGCGCAGACACTGGTGCCCAAGCCCAAGCTCATCGTCTTCGCCGCCTTCCAGTTCGACCCCGAGGCGGCCAAGGACATCGACGAGATGAAGCCGGAACTTGCCGGCATGCAGTTCTTGAAAGTGCAGATGAACGCCGACTTGCTCACCGAGGACCTCAAGAAGAAGCGCGCCAGCAACGAATCCTTCTGGCTCATCGGCCAGCCAGACGTGGAGGTGCGCAGGGAGAAAGACGGGAAGTATGTCGTCGAAGTGCACGGTTTCGACTACTACAACACCAAGACCGGCCAGATCGAATCAGGCGGCGCGGACAAGATCGCCGTCTGGATGCTGGATACCGACTACGACGGCCGCAGTCTCTATCCACGCCAGGTGTTCTTCCCGATGGCAGGCGAGAACGAGGGCTGGGCGAAGCTGGCGCGCAACCTCAAGGCCGAGATTGACGCGGAGCGCATCGAAGCCTACCGCGGCACGGTGTCGCTGCCCTTCGAGCCGGGCGAACACAAGCGCATCGCGGTCAAGATCGTGGACGACCGGGGGATTGAGAGTATGAAGGTGATGGAACTTTCATAG